From Capra hircus breed San Clemente chromosome 1, ASM170441v1, whole genome shotgun sequence, the proteins below share one genomic window:
- the UTS2B gene encoding urotensin-2B translates to MNVILSTTLCFGLLTLLSVMIFLESVHGLPYFIQGNELLPDKEDTDGEELLLALLNKNFGFQRSSNTDIELANKLEEPNQLEILKEQLTEAKDAEMSYAIDGLSSSHPNKREVPEEHILNLNCYRRQFYRTFCYFVKQLFLFSACDISLLVCH, encoded by the exons ATGAACGTGATTTTATCAACCACTCTTTGCTTTGGACTCCTAACTTTGTTATCTGTAATGATCTTTTTAGAATCGGTGCACGGACTGCCATATTTTATTCAAG GAAATGAATTGCTTCCAGATAAAGAAGATACAGACGGTGAAGAACTGTTGCTGGCTCTACTGAATAAAAATTTTGGCTTCCAAAGATCTTCCAACACGG ATATAGAACTGGCTAACAAATTGGAGGAACCTAACCAG CTGGAAATACTGAAAGAGCAGCTCACAGAAGCAAAGGATGCTGAGATGTCCTATGCAATAGATGGTCTATCTTCTTCCCATCCTAATAAGCGAG aagttccAGAGGAACACATTCTGAATCTGAACTGTTATCGACGTCAGTTTTACCGCACATTTTGCTACTTTGTGAAACAGCTCTTCTTGTTTTCAGCCTGTGACATCAGTCTCCTTGTCTGCCATTAA